Part of the Cohnella candidum genome, AAAACAGGCATTTTCACCGATCCGTACAAGTACGATGAGCTTGTCGACATGCAATTCGTGAAAAACTCCAAATAATTTGACGAGGTGACAAGAGATGAAATTCAAAGAACAGCACGTTATTCCCGAAAAAACCGCCCTGATCGTCGTAGACGTACAGAACGATTATTGCCATCCGGACGGCGCCTGCGCCAGGCGCGGCAATGACGTAAGCGGCGTGAAGGGGATGGTTCCGCATTTGGCGGCTTTAATCAACGGCGCCAGAGAGAACCGCGTTCCCGTCATTTTCATCCAAACCTTCCACGAGAGGGCGACGGATTCCGCCGCCTGGACAGACCGTTCCGACGGCCGTTCCGGAGATGTGTGCCGCACAGGTACGTGGGGCGCGGAGTTTTACGAGGTGTCTCCGCAGGCCGGCGACATTATCGTGAACAAACACCGGTACAGCGCGTTCGTGAACACGAGACTGGACTCGGTGCTTCGGACGCTGAAGGTCGAAACCTTGATCATGACCGGCGTTAGTACCAACGTCTGCGTAGAATCGACGGCCCGGCAAGGCTATATGCTCGATTACAACATCGTTCTCGCGTCTGATGCTTGCGCCGCGTTTTCGCAGAAGGCCCATGAGATGACCCTGGAAAATATCGACGGCTATTTCGGTTCGGTGGTAAAAGTAGAGCAGATTTTGAACGTATGGGCATCCCAACGCGCGGAGGTGTCCGAGGCCGTCGGCCTTTAACAGGACGCTTGGGTATCGATCATGAATCTTACCTCCCGCGACCTTGCGCGTTACGTCATCTGTCTGGGATCGTTTCTCTCCAATTTGTCCGCCGGCATGCTGAACGTCGGTCTCCTGGACATCGCGGGCGAATACGGCCGTCCTGTCGGGGCTGTCCAATGGGTAATCACTCTTTATTTACTTACGATATCCGTTTGCTTGCCCTTGATGGGCCGGCTGGGGGACTTGCGCGGCAAACGAAGCGTCCATAACATGGGATTTCTGATTTTTCTGGCCGGCTCCGTTTGCTGCGCGGTTTCCCCGAATCTGGCTGTGCTTCTGTTCTCGCGGGTGCTGCAAGGCGTTGGCGCGGCCATGTACCAGGCCACCAATATGGCGCTCGTTGTCTCGCTTGCAGTGCCGGAGCGGCGCGGCAGAGCGCTGGGTATTATCAGCACGTTCGTAGCGGCGGGAACGATTATCGGGCCCAGCTTAGGCGGTGTCGTCATACAATGGCTGCATTGGAAAGCGAATTTCTGGATTCTCGCCGCGATGGCCTGCTTGTTGTGGATCTGTGCTCAGCGACTGATCCCGGTGGACAAACCCGTTTCGCGAGTTCCTTTGGACGGCATCGGGGCGGCGCTTTTCGCCGCCGGTCTCGGCACTTTGGTCACCGCTTTAAACCTGGGCCAAACCTGGGGCTGGATGTCGCCCGCCTTGTGGTCGCTTTGGGCCGTCTGCGCCGGTCTGGCCGCTGCGTTCCTTTACTGGAGCCGGTCCCCACGGTGGCGTACGGGCGAGAGGATGCCGTTTATCCAAACCGGCGTTTTCCAAAATCCCACGATCCGGCTCGGTTTTCTTATTACCATTCTGACGTACATGGCCGCATTCTCCACTCAAATTGTGGTGCCGTTCCTTTTGCGGGGGGAGATGGGCTACGGGCCGGCGCTGGCGGGACTGATCGTGGCCGGATATCCTCTGTCGCTGATCGTCTCCGCTCCGTTGAGCGGCGATTTGTCCGATCGATTCGGCTCGAACGCCATCATGAGGCTCGGACTGATCTTGATGGCCGGCGCGCTGCTTGCGCTCAGCTTCGTGTCCGCCGGTACTTCGCTTATTTACGTATTGGGATTCATCATCCTTCTCGGTTCATCCATGGGGATGATTACTTCCCCGAACAGCAACCTTATCATGGGGAATGCCGATGAATCCCTGGTCTCTTTCATCGGCAGCATGATCGCGCTCAGCCGCAACGTCGGTATGATGTTCGGCTCGGTTCTGGCGGGCTCGCTCATGCACGCCGCCTCCGGTTACCGCAACGTATTCATCACATCCGCAGCTTTAGTCACGGTCGTCGCATTTTGGCAAGTCCGTCACGTTCGCAAGGAATGGAAACGCAAAGCCTTGTCGGCTACCCGATAAGAAGCGAAATAGATTGGTCGATTGATCAGCGGGGCTCCCGGCCGGATCGGCCTGGATCGGGTCAATCTTTGTTCCGGGAAGGGGAAGGCGTGGGGGAGCTGCGCCAGCATCGGGAGTATGCCGCGTTGCGGGAGGAATTGCTCCGCCACTTGGAGAGGCGCGATTCATAACAATGTTTCAAGCGGCTGCGCGGCAGCCGCTTTTTTCGTTTAGAATGGACTTATGTATATCCGCACAGGGGGTTAAGATGGACCCGATTCGGGAAGTCATTGAAACGTTACGGGAGATTGCCAAGGCCAACATGCCGGGTGCACATGAGTTTGTGTATCATGACGCCATCAATTATAAATTGCATGAAGCGTCGAACAGGTGGATCTGCTACATCACGGCTCACAAGAACTACGTGCGATTGGAATTTTATTTTGGGGCGAATCTTTCCGACCCTCAGAAACTTTTACAAGGCACAGGTCGGCGTATGCGTCACGTCAAAATAAAGACGGCAGAGGAAGCTCGCGCGGATGAAGTGGCGGAGTTGATTCGACAAGCTTGGGCAGAAGCGCAGCCCATCCCTGCGGATTCTCCCAATGAAAATGGACTGTTCTGATTAGTAAGAAGAGCCTGCCGGTTCGCCGGCAGGCTTTTGCTGTAACCACATCTAATCGCTTAAGAAAATGTTGCGAATCGTTTAACGGATGTTCAGAAATTGTTCAGTCGTATCTTCTATAGTTAGTTGGTTGTATTTTAATTAAGCCATTTGAAATACGCTATCATCGCAAGTCCCACAAGTTACCCGACGATCAACTAAGGCTATGGTCATCTAAGACATTGGAGGGTCATTCATTTGGTTTTTACCCCCGGATTGAAAAAGCCTCGATTTCGCTGTTCGCTGCATTCCTCCTATTTTTCAGTTTCATGCCGCCCACTCTCCCAACCGTGCATGCAGGAACCTGCATCGCTAACTGCGGTGACCAGCCTGCCACTTGGCCCTTAAGTAAGCATCTCTGCGTTCCCCCTAACAGAGCCGGGCTCAATCCCGATCGCGTAAATTTCACAAGCGGCTTTCTCGAAGAAGCCGGGAGACATGTCTTCTCACTGCTTTACGAGTTCTAGTGCCGATCCGCCCTATTTCCGAATCAAACCCGGCACAATTAGCGTGTCGTGTTGAGATATTCAATAACAGCAGAGGTGTCGACAATGAAGACGATCAAGAAAATATTAACCGCATTATTCATTCTAGCGTTAGCACTCACAAGCTTGCGGATACCGGTTGCCTCAGCCGATACGCCAGACGACGGATCCCTACCATCTGAGAGCCTTACATCCGTGACGGATGCCGTTTATGCTGTCACGGGGGTTAGTTTGGATCAGAAAAAACTTTACCTTGCGAGCGGAACAACAGCTGCGCTGAGCGCGACCGTCAGTCCTGAGAATGCGACCGATAAGAGCTTGAGCTGGAGCAGCTCTGATTCCAATGTAGCCACCGTGGGCGCCAATGGCGTGGTAACCGCAATAGGCTCAGGATCCGCAACGATTACCGTAACCACTACGGATGGGAGTTTTACGGCGAGTAGCATTGTGACCGTAAATCTTCCCGAGGCTACCAATGTAACTATAGCGAAGGCGTATCCCTATAAAGATTATTTTCTGATCGGGAACTACGATTATTACACGAACAAAGTTCGGAAGGGTAATGCTTCTACCTATCAATGGTATCGAGCGAATAATCCCAGCGGCGACGGTAAACAAGCAGTTACGGACGCTGTATATCTGACTTACACACCGACAGCGGGTGACGTCGGTAAATACCTTAGATTAGAGGTAACTCCTAACAATGGATATTATCAAGGGTTGACCGTAGCCAGCGGTTGGATAGAAATCCGTACCCCCGAGGGCGATGGATTGCGCTCGACGCCGTTCAGTGGAACACTCACGACCGAACACGTGTTTAAGCGCCCCGAGTTTCCGGATACCGCAACGCCGACCGGCGTATACGACGCCGAATCGATGACTTCCGTTTCAAGCGATGATTTTAACTATTTTTACTATAATGTCATCCCGGATACTAGCGGTGATTATATGTTCTGGGTGAAGGACGCGGCCATCGATCGCAGTGACTCGGTCGTATTTGTTTACAAGGATCAATTTGACGCTTCCAGCCCTTTAACCAACCTGATTGCCGGCAATGACGACATGCTTGGGTTCGGCATCTACGGCAATCAGCCCGATCGTGCAAAGTCGTACATTCCGATGCTGCATTTGGATGCGGGAAAAACATACATTTTGGTGATGACGACTTGGCAAAACGGCGAATCCGGAGATGTCTCCTTCCAGAGTCTGGGCCCGGGAACGCTTCAATTGATCAAGCCTAATCCGATAAACGATCTGACTGCCGCTGCAGGTAACGGAAAAGTGAAGTTGACCTTCAGTGCAGCTGCGCGGTCGACAAGCGTTCGGATCGAACAATCTACGGATGAGGTAACATGGACGCAGGCTGCCACAACGGGCACGATCGATTCCTCGACGACGAGCGCATGGGTGACCGGGCTTACGAACGGGGATATGTATCATTTTCGCTTAGTGGTGACCGGGGGCGACCGGATGGGGATATCCAATGTGGATGGGGCAATGCCTCTTGCTTCCCTAATATCGAACGATGCGACGCTCAGCGATATGACGATAAGCGCAGGGACGTTGAACCCTGTGTTTGTATCTGGAACAAGTACCTATCGAACGAACGTAGGAAGTAATGTGGCCAACATCACGGTGACCCCGACGGTGTCGGAGGATCACGCGACGGTGAAGGTAGCCGGCCAGACGGTATCAAGCGGCCATGCGTCGAATCCAATCCCCTTGAACGGTGGGGATAACACGATTCAGGTGGTGGTCACGGCCGAAGACGGCCAAACCAGCAACACGTATACGATTACGGTTTCACGAGCCAACCCGCCTGCACAATCGGAGTCGGGGAACTTGCAGCAGACAACAGCGGTAGAAGTTCTCGTGAACGGCAAAATCGAGAAAGCGGGCACCGCGACGACGTCCGTCGTGAACAATCGGACTGTAACAACCGTCAGCGTCGATCAGAATAAGCTCGATGAGAAGCTCGCAGCCGAGGGACGGAAAGCCGTGATTACCATTCCGATCAAATCGGCGGATTCCGACGTCGTCGTCGGCGAGCTCAACGGCCAAATGATCAAGAACATGGAGCAGAAGGAAGCCGTGGTGGAGATCAAGACCGGGAACGCCGCCTACACGCTTCCTGCTCAGCAAATCAATATTAACGCGGTGTCTGATCAATTGGGGCAGAACCTGCAGTTGCAAGATATTAAGGTCCAAATCGAGATCGCTTCCCCTCCAAGCAATACCGTC contains:
- a CDS encoding cysteine hydrolase family protein; this encodes MKFKEQHVIPEKTALIVVDVQNDYCHPDGACARRGNDVSGVKGMVPHLAALINGARENRVPVIFIQTFHERATDSAAWTDRSDGRSGDVCRTGTWGAEFYEVSPQAGDIIVNKHRYSAFVNTRLDSVLRTLKVETLIMTGVSTNVCVESTARQGYMLDYNIVLASDACAAFSQKAHEMTLENIDGYFGSVVKVEQILNVWASQRAEVSEAVGL
- a CDS encoding S-layer homology domain-containing protein; translation: MKTIKKILTALFILALALTSLRIPVASADTPDDGSLPSESLTSVTDAVYAVTGVSLDQKKLYLASGTTAALSATVSPENATDKSLSWSSSDSNVATVGANGVVTAIGSGSATITVTTTDGSFTASSIVTVNLPEATNVTIAKAYPYKDYFLIGNYDYYTNKVRKGNASTYQWYRANNPSGDGKQAVTDAVYLTYTPTAGDVGKYLRLEVTPNNGYYQGLTVASGWIEIRTPEGDGLRSTPFSGTLTTEHVFKRPEFPDTATPTGVYDAESMTSVSSDDFNYFYYNVIPDTSGDYMFWVKDAAIDRSDSVVFVYKDQFDASSPLTNLIAGNDDMLGFGIYGNQPDRAKSYIPMLHLDAGKTYILVMTTWQNGESGDVSFQSLGPGTLQLIKPNPINDLTAAAGNGKVKLTFSAAARSTSVRIEQSTDEVTWTQAATTGTIDSSTTSAWVTGLTNGDMYHFRLVVTGGDRMGISNVDGAMPLASLISNDATLSDMTISAGTLNPVFVSGTSTYRTNVGSNVANITVTPTVSEDHATVKVAGQTVSSGHASNPIPLNGGDNTIQVVVTAEDGQTSNTYTITVSRANPPAQSESGNLQQTTAVEVLVNGKIEKAGTATTSVVNNRTVTTVSVDQNKLDEKLAAEGRKAVITIPIKSADSDVVVGELNGQMIKNMEQKEAVVEIKTGNAAYTLPAQQININAVSDQLGQNLQLQDIKVQIEIASPPSNTVKLVESTAAAGQFTIVAPPLDFTVRGTYGGKTVEVSKFIAYVERMIAIPDGVDPQRITTGIVIEPDGTVRHVPTKIVVEDGKYYAKVSSLTNSTYSVVWHPIEFQDVAAHWSKDAVNDMGSRMVIKGISDQTFAPDQAITRAEFAAILVRALGLKLEKGTSFSDVKASDWYGEAIHTAKSYDLISGFKDGSFQPNRKITREEAMTVISKAMKLAGLRVSGSKEQAKASLEAYSDATLASAWAVDGLADCLQAGIVSGRANHRLAPLDSITRAEVAVIVQRLLQKADLI
- a CDS encoding DUF1801 domain-containing protein yields the protein MDPIREVIETLREIAKANMPGAHEFVYHDAINYKLHEASNRWICYITAHKNYVRLEFYFGANLSDPQKLLQGTGRRMRHVKIKTAEEARADEVAELIRQAWAEAQPIPADSPNENGLF
- a CDS encoding MFS transporter, with product MNLTSRDLARYVICLGSFLSNLSAGMLNVGLLDIAGEYGRPVGAVQWVITLYLLTISVCLPLMGRLGDLRGKRSVHNMGFLIFLAGSVCCAVSPNLAVLLFSRVLQGVGAAMYQATNMALVVSLAVPERRGRALGIISTFVAAGTIIGPSLGGVVIQWLHWKANFWILAAMACLLWICAQRLIPVDKPVSRVPLDGIGAALFAAGLGTLVTALNLGQTWGWMSPALWSLWAVCAGLAAAFLYWSRSPRWRTGERMPFIQTGVFQNPTIRLGFLITILTYMAAFSTQIVVPFLLRGEMGYGPALAGLIVAGYPLSLIVSAPLSGDLSDRFGSNAIMRLGLILMAGALLALSFVSAGTSLIYVLGFIILLGSSMGMITSPNSNLIMGNADESLVSFIGSMIALSRNVGMMFGSVLAGSLMHAASGYRNVFITSAALVTVVAFWQVRHVRKEWKRKALSATR